Proteins from one Cryptomeria japonica chromosome 4, Sugi_1.0, whole genome shotgun sequence genomic window:
- the LOC131054312 gene encoding putative pentatricopeptide repeat-containing protein At1g02420 isoform X1, translated as MKLLFSLAENMTLRGIHRHHQWTISRSVKTYICHFKHYTFFTPPNNCTFSTAVAYKVKDYYPQNKTTHESFSMVGFSEPQNPISEQLIGEGDQGQDVETIYRIINRRSAEHNIAHSLLNSGVVFTSILVENVLKRVRFSNGNGFKAMEFFYWVGRQHHFSHTSEAYNQMLFIVARMRKFDIVWELLEEMHGNDPKLITHKTMQIILARFSKVCSLRETLEAFERLEDYIGVLDVTVFNALLRALCQERNMKDARIVYHQLKKKFKPNTHSFNILLSGWQTAEGALNFYNEMLQLDQEPDIVTYNSLLHALCKDRDALYRDRGMTKVLNIVEEMKHNGCQPDLKTYTILIGGLGLIRQNDRARKMLAEMRKHGYSPDAAAYNAVIRNFCMGQRVRDAYQVLDEMVSEGIDPNSNTYNIFIRYYYRSKYWEEGWDVYKKMLETRCFPCTQTCILLMRLLCRHEELNRAFQLWDDMIEKGFGSYSLVLDVLIDVLCDNGKLNEAEKCFYETIEKGHKPSSFAYKRVRVLLEVAQKHQSIHALSEKMRSIEY; from the coding sequence ATGAAGCTTTTGTTCAGCTTGGCAGAGAATATGACATTGAGAGGTATACACAGACACCATCAGTGGACAATAAGTAGGTCTGTTAAGACATATATCTGTCATTTTAAACATTATACATTTTTTACGCCTCCCAACAATTGTACTTTTAGCACAGCAGTAGCTTACAAAGTAAAGGATTATTACCCACAAAACAAAACAACTCACGAAAGCTTTTCAATGGTAGGTTTTTCTGAACCACAAAACCCCATCTCAGAACAGTTAATAGGAGAAGGTGATCAGGGGCAGGATGTAGAAACCATATACAGAATTATTAACAGGCGCTCCGCTGAACACAACATTGCTCATTCCTTGCTAAATTCTGGTGTAGTCTTTACAAGCATATTAGTAGAAAATGTGCTGAAAAGGGTGCGATTCAGCAATGGAAATGGATTCAAGGCTATGGAGTTTTTCTATTGGGTGGGTCGTCAGCACCACTTTTCTCACACTTCTGAAGCATACAATCAAATGTTGTTTATTGTTGCAAGAATGAGAAAATTTGATATAGTGTGGGAATTGTTAGAGGAAATGCATGGTAACGATCCAAAACTAATCACTCATAAAACAATGCAAATAATTTTGGCTAGGTTTTCCAAGGTTTGTTCCCTCAGGGAAACCCTTGAAGCATTTGAAAGGCTCGAGGATTACATTGGTGTACTAGATGTTACTGTTTTCAATGCCCTCCTGAGAGCATTGTGCCAGGAGAGGAACATGAAGGACGCCCGTATTGTTTACCATCAACTGAAAAAGAAGTTCAAGCCCAATACCCACAGTTTCAATATACTCTTGTCTGGTTGGCAAACAGCTGAAGGAGCCCTAAATTTCTATAATGAGATGTTGCAACTAGACCAGGAACCGGATATCGTCACCTATAATAGCCTGCTTCATGCTCTTTGCAAAGACAGGGATGCACTTTACCGAGACAGGGGAATGACGAAGGTTCTAAATATTGTGGAGGAAATGAAACACAATGGGTGTCAACCTGATTTGAAGACTTACACAATTTTAATTGGTGGGCTTGGATTGATTCGCCAGAATGATCGAGCTCGTAAGATGCTTGCCGAGATGAGAAAGCACGGTTATTCCCCTGATGCAGCAGCCTACAATGCAGTTATAAGGAATTTTTGTATGGGACAGAGGGTACGCGACGCATACCAAGTGCTTGATGAGATGGTGAGTGAAGGTATCGATCCCAATTCCAATACATACAATATATTTATTCGTTATTATTACAGGTCAAAATATTGGGAAGAAGGGTGGGATGTTTACAAGAAAATGCTTGAGACTCGGTGCTTTCCCTGCACCCAAACATGTATTTTACTTATGAGGCTGCTTTGCCGCCACGAGGAACTGAACAGAGCCTTTCAGTTATGGGATGATATGATTGAGAAGGGCTTTGGTTCTTATTCTCTGGTTTTAGATGTATTGATAGATGTACTTTGTGATAATGGCAAGTTAAATGAAGCAGAAAAGTGCTTCTATGAGACTATTGAAAAAGGACACAAGCCCAGTTCCTTCGCttacaagagggtcagagttttgCTAGAAGTTGCACAGAAGCATCAGTCCATTCATGCCCTTTCAGAAAAAATGAGGAGCATAGAGTATTAG
- the LOC131054312 gene encoding putative pentatricopeptide repeat-containing protein At1g02420 isoform X2 has translation MKLLFSLAENMTLRGFSEPQNPISEQLIGEGDQGQDVETIYRIINRRSAEHNIAHSLLNSGVVFTSILVENVLKRVRFSNGNGFKAMEFFYWVGRQHHFSHTSEAYNQMLFIVARMRKFDIVWELLEEMHGNDPKLITHKTMQIILARFSKVCSLRETLEAFERLEDYIGVLDVTVFNALLRALCQERNMKDARIVYHQLKKKFKPNTHSFNILLSGWQTAEGALNFYNEMLQLDQEPDIVTYNSLLHALCKDRDALYRDRGMTKVLNIVEEMKHNGCQPDLKTYTILIGGLGLIRQNDRARKMLAEMRKHGYSPDAAAYNAVIRNFCMGQRVRDAYQVLDEMVSEGIDPNSNTYNIFIRYYYRSKYWEEGWDVYKKMLETRCFPCTQTCILLMRLLCRHEELNRAFQLWDDMIEKGFGSYSLVLDVLIDVLCDNGKLNEAEKCFYETIEKGHKPSSFAYKRVRVLLEVAQKHQSIHALSEKMRSIEY, from the exons ATGAAGCTTTTGTTCAGCTTGGCAGAGAATATGACATTGAGAG GTTTTTCTGAACCACAAAACCCCATCTCAGAACAGTTAATAGGAGAAGGTGATCAGGGGCAGGATGTAGAAACCATATACAGAATTATTAACAGGCGCTCCGCTGAACACAACATTGCTCATTCCTTGCTAAATTCTGGTGTAGTCTTTACAAGCATATTAGTAGAAAATGTGCTGAAAAGGGTGCGATTCAGCAATGGAAATGGATTCAAGGCTATGGAGTTTTTCTATTGGGTGGGTCGTCAGCACCACTTTTCTCACACTTCTGAAGCATACAATCAAATGTTGTTTATTGTTGCAAGAATGAGAAAATTTGATATAGTGTGGGAATTGTTAGAGGAAATGCATGGTAACGATCCAAAACTAATCACTCATAAAACAATGCAAATAATTTTGGCTAGGTTTTCCAAGGTTTGTTCCCTCAGGGAAACCCTTGAAGCATTTGAAAGGCTCGAGGATTACATTGGTGTACTAGATGTTACTGTTTTCAATGCCCTCCTGAGAGCATTGTGCCAGGAGAGGAACATGAAGGACGCCCGTATTGTTTACCATCAACTGAAAAAGAAGTTCAAGCCCAATACCCACAGTTTCAATATACTCTTGTCTGGTTGGCAAACAGCTGAAGGAGCCCTAAATTTCTATAATGAGATGTTGCAACTAGACCAGGAACCGGATATCGTCACCTATAATAGCCTGCTTCATGCTCTTTGCAAAGACAGGGATGCACTTTACCGAGACAGGGGAATGACGAAGGTTCTAAATATTGTGGAGGAAATGAAACACAATGGGTGTCAACCTGATTTGAAGACTTACACAATTTTAATTGGTGGGCTTGGATTGATTCGCCAGAATGATCGAGCTCGTAAGATGCTTGCCGAGATGAGAAAGCACGGTTATTCCCCTGATGCAGCAGCCTACAATGCAGTTATAAGGAATTTTTGTATGGGACAGAGGGTACGCGACGCATACCAAGTGCTTGATGAGATGGTGAGTGAAGGTATCGATCCCAATTCCAATACATACAATATATTTATTCGTTATTATTACAGGTCAAAATATTGGGAAGAAGGGTGGGATGTTTACAAGAAAATGCTTGAGACTCGGTGCTTTCCCTGCACCCAAACATGTATTTTACTTATGAGGCTGCTTTGCCGCCACGAGGAACTGAACAGAGCCTTTCAGTTATGGGATGATATGATTGAGAAGGGCTTTGGTTCTTATTCTCTGGTTTTAGATGTATTGATAGATGTACTTTGTGATAATGGCAAGTTAAATGAAGCAGAAAAGTGCTTCTATGAGACTATTGAAAAAGGACACAAGCCCAGTTCCTTCGCttacaagagggtcagagttttgCTAGAAGTTGCACAGAAGCATCAGTCCATTCATGCCCTTTCAGAAAAAATGAGGAGCATAGAGTATTAG